The Streptomyces pactum genome contains a region encoding:
- a CDS encoding alpha/beta fold hydrolase: MSATLSFTAPTGHGPQDITLAYTRVGTGEPLLLLHGIGHHRQAWDPVVDILATEREVIAVDLPGFGQSSALPHGLPHDLTTTNAVLGAFCAALGLDRPHAAGNSLGGLLALELGRANLVRSVTALSPAGFWTRAERRYAFGVLLGMRRTARSLPLPLVERLSRTAVGRTALTSTIYARPGRRSPEAVVAETLALAHAEGFSQTLRAGRSVLFTDDVPGIPVTVAWGDRDRLLLRRQGIRAKHAIPRARLVRLPGCGHVPMNDDPALVARVLLDGSRAQSARALSTSFSTVAL; encoded by the coding sequence ATGTCCGCAACGCTCTCCTTCACCGCCCCCACCGGGCACGGTCCGCAGGACATCACCCTCGCCTACACCCGCGTCGGCACCGGCGAGCCCCTGCTCCTGCTGCACGGCATAGGTCATCACCGGCAGGCCTGGGACCCGGTGGTCGACATCCTCGCGACCGAGCGCGAGGTGATCGCCGTGGACCTGCCGGGGTTCGGGCAGTCGTCCGCGCTGCCGCACGGGCTGCCGCACGACCTGACGACGACGAACGCGGTGCTCGGCGCCTTCTGCGCGGCGCTGGGACTCGACCGACCGCACGCGGCCGGCAACTCGCTCGGCGGCCTGCTGGCCCTGGAACTCGGCCGGGCGAACCTGGTGCGCTCGGTGACGGCCCTGTCCCCGGCCGGGTTCTGGACGCGGGCCGAGCGGCGGTACGCGTTCGGCGTGCTGCTGGGGATGCGCCGGACCGCCCGGAGTCTGCCCCTTCCGCTGGTGGAGCGGCTGTCCCGCACCGCGGTCGGCCGCACCGCCCTGACCAGTACGATCTACGCCCGCCCCGGCCGCCGCTCCCCCGAGGCCGTCGTCGCCGAGACGCTCGCGCTCGCACACGCCGAGGGGTTCTCCCAGACGCTCCGGGCCGGGCGGAGCGTGCTGTTCACCGACGACGTGCCCGGCATCCCGGTCACGGTCGCGTGGGGCGACCGGGACCGGCTCCTCCTGCGGAGGCAGGGCATACGCGCCAAGCACGCCATTCCGCGGGCCCGCCTGGTGCGGCTGCCCGGCTGCGGCCACGTCCCGATGAACGACGACCCGGCACTGGTCGCCCGCGTCCTCCTGGACGGCAGCCGGGCTCAGTCGGCCAGGGCCTTGAGCACCTCGTTCAGCACGGTCGCGTTGTAG
- a CDS encoding RNA polymerase sigma-70 factor, translating into MTTETATDVFEEHRPVLQGVAYRMLGRLADAEDVVQEAWLRWSGADRSGVREPRGYLVRVTTRLAIDRLRQIKSRGETYVGPWLPEPYVTDFGDAVPDTAERAVLADSVSYAVLVVLESLSPLERAVFVLREAFGYPYAEIAAMLERGEAAVRQLAGRARKHVDERRPRYDVDPVQRRDLTERFLAAAADGDLEGLLALLAPEVRLVGDSGGKSRAPLRVLESSDKVGRFLLGAARKGIPDSSFRFLELNGGPALLVLSGGRPDSVLQLDVADGRVQTVYIVRNPDKLGSLVGLA; encoded by the coding sequence GTGACCACCGAAACCGCGACCGACGTCTTCGAAGAGCACCGCCCCGTCCTCCAGGGGGTCGCCTACCGCATGCTGGGCCGCCTCGCCGACGCGGAGGACGTGGTCCAGGAGGCGTGGCTGCGCTGGTCCGGTGCCGACCGGTCCGGCGTCCGGGAGCCGCGCGGATACCTGGTGCGCGTCACGACCCGCCTCGCCATCGACCGGCTGCGCCAGATCAAGTCGCGGGGCGAGACCTACGTCGGCCCCTGGCTGCCCGAGCCCTACGTCACCGACTTCGGGGACGCCGTGCCCGACACCGCCGAGCGGGCCGTCCTCGCCGACTCCGTGTCCTACGCGGTCCTCGTCGTGCTGGAGTCCCTGTCACCGCTGGAGCGGGCGGTGTTCGTCCTCAGGGAGGCGTTCGGCTACCCGTACGCCGAGATCGCCGCGATGCTGGAGCGCGGGGAGGCGGCGGTGCGCCAGCTCGCCGGGCGGGCCCGCAAGCACGTCGACGAGCGGCGGCCCCGCTACGACGTCGACCCGGTGCAGCGCCGGGACCTCACCGAACGCTTCCTCGCCGCCGCGGCCGACGGGGACCTCGAAGGGCTGCTGGCACTGCTCGCCCCGGAAGTCCGGCTGGTGGGCGACAGCGGTGGCAAGTCCAGGGCGCCGTTGCGGGTGCTGGAGAGCTCCGACAAGGTGGGCCGCTTCCTGCTCGGCGCCGCGCGGAAGGGGATCCCGGACTCCTCCTTCCGCTTCCTGGAGCTCAACGGCGGCCCGGCCCTGCTGGTCCTGTCCGGCGGCAGGCCCGACTCCGTCCTCCAACTGGATGTGGCCGACGGCCGCGTCCAGACGGTGTACATCGTCCGCAACCCCGACAAACTGGGCTCCCTGGTCGGCCTCGCCTAG
- a CDS encoding GntR family transcriptional regulator, whose protein sequence is MGTTQLESVPEPKYWHLRTVLSEALDSEFSVGEILPNERDLAARFGVARATLRQALEQLELEGRLQRRRGVGTTVAPPRVGVAVGTERHDWPGAADDAWEPADCLTAAPPAAVADALGTGRDEPVHIVRRSRVTHGQPVAAELLYIPPSSVPGLTAIDTPSGAARARAVLRELQRGELERRESAVELGSAGAEDAKELDRLPGAPVLVVTTRYLAGGRTAALSVATYRADTCRLTFGDFGDVEIHHGPETRAS, encoded by the coding sequence GTGGGGACCACGCAGTTGGAATCGGTGCCGGAACCGAAGTACTGGCATCTCAGGACCGTACTCAGCGAGGCCCTGGACTCGGAGTTCTCGGTGGGTGAGATCCTGCCCAACGAGCGCGACCTCGCCGCGCGCTTCGGCGTCGCCCGAGCCACGCTCCGCCAGGCCCTGGAACAGCTCGAACTGGAAGGCAGGCTCCAGCGCCGCCGCGGCGTCGGCACGACCGTCGCCCCGCCGCGCGTCGGTGTGGCCGTCGGCACCGAGCGGCACGACTGGCCGGGGGCGGCCGACGACGCCTGGGAACCGGCCGACTGCCTGACCGCCGCCCCGCCCGCGGCCGTCGCCGACGCCCTGGGCACCGGCCGGGACGAGCCCGTGCACATCGTCCGCCGCTCCCGCGTGACGCACGGCCAGCCCGTGGCGGCGGAGCTGCTCTACATCCCGCCGTCCTCGGTGCCCGGCCTCACCGCCATCGACACGCCCTCCGGCGCGGCACGCGCGCGTGCCGTACTCCGGGAACTGCAGCGCGGAGAGTTGGAGCGGCGGGAGAGCGCCGTTGAGCTGGGGTCGGCCGGGGCGGAGGACGCGAAGGAGCTGGACCGGCTCCCGGGAGCGCCCGTCCTCGTGGTCACCACCCGCTACCTCGCCGGGGGCCGCACCGCCGCGCTCTCCGTCGCCACCTACCGCGCGGACACCTGCCGGCTGACGTTCGGCGACTTCGGCGACGTGGAGATCCACCACGGCCCCGAGACCCGGGCGTCCTGA
- a CDS encoding ROK family transcriptional regulator: MGGLTGGDPSLLRRINSAVVLHALRATDCATLTEITRVTGLSRPTVEGVVEGLIEAGLVIEAAADEGTARRQGRPARRFRFRAEAGHLLGLEIGPHRVAALLSDLDGRVIGAQAKDVDETAPADERLERLRTAVAELLRRAGVARGSLRAVGAASPGIVDADGTVRLSTALPEWTGLRLGERLSRSFKCPVLVENDANAAAVAEHWKGAATESDDIVFVLAGLSPGAGSLIGGRLHRGYGGAAGETGALHLLGRDVTPETLLSTTDQPLHPLDEQAVAQVFADARRGDQRARAAVERYIQRLVHDVAAMVLALDPELVVVGGWAAGLDDVLEPLRRELARYCLRPPKVTLSLLGEAAVATGALRLALDHVEEQLFAVEGATARR, translated from the coding sequence TTGGGCGGGCTGACCGGCGGGGACCCGTCACTGCTGCGGAGGATCAACTCCGCTGTGGTGTTGCACGCGTTGCGTGCCACGGACTGCGCGACGCTGACCGAGATCACCCGGGTGACGGGGCTGTCCCGGCCGACCGTCGAGGGCGTCGTCGAGGGGCTGATCGAGGCCGGTCTCGTCATCGAGGCGGCCGCCGACGAGGGCACGGCCCGGCGGCAGGGGCGGCCCGCGCGGCGGTTCCGGTTCCGCGCGGAGGCCGGGCATCTGCTGGGCCTGGAGATCGGGCCGCACCGCGTCGCCGCGCTCCTGTCCGACCTGGACGGCCGGGTGATCGGCGCCCAGGCCAAGGACGTCGACGAGACCGCCCCGGCCGACGAGCGGCTGGAGCGGCTGCGCACGGCGGTCGCCGAGCTGCTGCGCCGGGCCGGTGTCGCGCGTGGCTCGCTGCGGGCCGTGGGGGCCGCCTCTCCCGGGATCGTCGACGCGGACGGCACGGTGCGGCTGAGCACGGCGCTGCCCGAGTGGACGGGGCTGCGCCTGGGCGAGCGGCTGAGCCGGTCCTTCAAGTGTCCGGTGCTGGTCGAGAACGACGCGAACGCGGCGGCGGTCGCCGAGCACTGGAAGGGCGCCGCCACCGAGTCCGACGACATCGTGTTCGTGCTGGCCGGGCTGAGTCCCGGGGCGGGGTCGTTGATCGGCGGGCGGCTGCACCGGGGGTACGGCGGAGCGGCCGGCGAGACCGGCGCGCTGCATCTGCTGGGCCGGGACGTGACGCCGGAGACCCTGCTGTCGACCACGGACCAGCCGCTGCATCCGCTGGACGAACAGGCGGTCGCCCAGGTGTTCGCCGACGCCCGCCGGGGCGACCAGCGGGCCCGCGCGGCCGTCGAGCGTTACATCCAGCGGCTGGTGCACGACGTGGCGGCGATGGTGCTGGCCCTCGATCCCGAGCTGGTCGTCGTCGGCGGCTGGGCGGCCGGGCTGGACGACGTGCTGGAGCCGTTGCGGCGCGAGCTGGCCCGCTACTGCCTGCGTCCGCCGAAGGTGACGCTGTCGCTCCTGGGCGAGGCCGCCGTGGCGACGGGCGCGCTGCGGCTGGCCCTCGACCACGTGGAAGAGCAACTCTTCGCGGTGGAGGGGGCGACGGCCCGGCGCTGA